In Candidatus Tectomicrobia bacterium, the genomic stretch GGCCTCCTCCGGGCCCAGGATGCCGATCCAGCCGTTGAAGAAGACCTCCTCCACCACCGCCCCGCCCAGGAGCTCGTGGAGGGGGACGCCCAGCGCCCGGGCGTGGAGGTCGGCCAGGGCCATGGCGAGGGCGGCCTTGGCCTCGTAGAGGCCCTCCGCCGCCTCGTCCATCAACCGCGCGGCGGCGCGGGCGCGCCTGGGGTCGGCCCCCAGCAGCGCGGGGCCCAGGCGGCGCTCGATCGCCTCCGCCGTCTCGTCCCGCCCCCCCGAGGAGTAGCCCTTGAAGGGCTCGGCGTCCCCCACCCCCTCGAAGCCGTCGTCGGTGCGCAGGCGCACGAGGCAGCAGGGCTGGACGTCGTGGTTGTGGAAGGCGTTCCTGAAGAAGCCCCGCATGGGCATGTCCACGCGGAAGACCTCGACCGAGGCCACCTTCATGTCCCTCTCCCCGATACGCGGCACAATGAAAAAAGAATCTTAGCAGATATCGGCTGGCGTCCCCTGCCCGTCCTCCCGGACGGCCCGGCGCCCCCGCTCCCGGAACGCCTCGTCCACCGGGAAGGCGTGCTCCGCCCCGGGCCGCAGGAAGGAGAAGACCACCTCCTTCACCTTCTTCCCCGAGGCCGCCTCCAGGCACAGCGCGTAGGCCGCGCCCTGGGGGGCGTAGCGGGCGGCGCGCGCGGGAACATCCCCGGCCTTCGCGTCGTCCGTCTTGAAGTCCCCGATCACGAGCCCCTCCCCCTCCTCGAACACGAGGTCGGCGAAGCCCCGGACCAGCCGGCCCTCCACCCGGGCGAAAAACGAGAACTCCCGCCACGCGCGCGGGGCGGCCGCCGCCCGCTGGAGCAGCCTTCCCGCCGCCCCCTTGCGGATCAGCTCCAGGGCCTCCCGCGCCGCCGCCTCGTCCAGTCCCTTCTCGCGGGCCAGGGCGCGGGCCTGTGCCTCCCACTCACCGGGCGGGATGGAGCCAACCCCGGCCAGGAGGGCATGCGCGAGGGCGCCGAAGGCGAGGCTCCGCTCGCGGCCGGTCCCGTCCGCCCCGGCGTAGCGCTCGCTCTCCCGGGAGCCCTCCTCGTGCTCCGCCAGGCGGCTGGGGGCGAGCGGGGGCCGCCAGGCGGGAGGCGCCTTCAGCTCCGCCAGGCGCCCCTCCAGCTCCGCCTGCATGCGGCGCCCCTCGTCAATCTTCCGCTCGTCCGGCTCGAAGGCGGAGGGCGGCAGGCGGAAGTAGCTCTCCGGCTCTTCCGCCCGGGGAGTCTCCATCTCCAGCAGGCGCACCGGCCCGAAGCCTCCCTTCCGCAGCGCCTCGATCGTCACCCCGCCCTTCGCCATGAGCGCCCAGGCGTCGTTCCTGTCCGAAAAGAGGGGAAGCATCAGGTAATCCCGCGCCCGCGTGGCGGCAACGTAGAGCAGGCGGACCTGCTCGGCCTCCCAGAAGCGCCGCTCCCGCTCCTCCGCCCGGGCGAACCCCAGGCTCTCCACGGACCAGATATTCTCCTTCCCGTTCTTCTCGTAGAACCCGATCTCGACCCGGTTCTCGCTCCGGTCGGCGAGCCAGACCCGCTTCCGGAACCCCTCCCGCCCCCCCAGGTCCGCCAGGGCCACGACGGGGAACTCCAGGCCCTTGGCCGAGTGCATGCTCATGAAGCGGACGGCCTCCGCCCCGGCGCCCCCGGCCTCCGCCTCGGGCTCCCGGGCCTTCTTCCCGAGCGCCACCTGGGCGTCCAGGAAGGCGCTGAACTCCTCCGCCGCGCGCGCCCCTCCCCCCTCATACTCGAAGGCCAGGTCCAGGAGCTTGAGGAGGTTGGCCGCCCGCTGCTCCCCCTGGAAGGTGGAGAGGAAGAGCTCGAAGGCCCGGGTGCGCCGGAAGATCTCGCCCAGGAGGGCGCGGGCGCTCATCCCGCCGCGCAGGGCGTGGAGCTCCCCGATCTCCTTCGCCGCCGCCGCCCACCCGGGCGAGGGCGAGAGGCCCGGCATGAAAGCGCGCGCCAGGTCGGTGTCCGCGAAGCCGTAAAGAGGCGAGCGCAGCGCCGCCGCGAGAGCGAGCTTGTCGGCGGGGCGCAGGACGGCCCGCAGCACGGCCGCCGCCGCGGCCACCTCGGCCCGGTCGTAGAAGCCCCGCCCGCCCTCCGAGACGACCGGCACCCCCGCCGCCCGGAAGGCCTCCTCGTACTCGGCGTAGCCCGTCCGCGCCCGGAAGAGGAGAGCCACGTCCCCGTAGCCCAGAGGCCGCCGCCCCCCGCCCGGCGCGGGGATCTCGGGCCGCTCGTCCTCGACGAGCCGCCTCACGGCGGAGGCGAGGAGAGCGGCCTCTTTCTTGCGGCGCGCCTCGGCGCCGTCCGGCTTCCCGGCCTCCGGCGCCTCGCCCTCTTCGCCGGAAGAACGCTCCGCCTCGTCCTCCTCTCCCTGCGCTTCCTTCGCGTCCGCATCCTTGGGCGCCAGGAGCAGGACGCGCGGGCCCTCCTCCTCCCGGTCCGCCTCGAGCGGGATGTACGCCGCCTGGAAGTCCCCGTCCTTGGCGATGAGCCGCCCGAAGATCCCGTTCACCACTTGGATGACGCCCGGCGCGCTGCGGAAGTTCTGGGTGATGGCGAGGACCTTCCCCCCGCTGCGCTCGACGATCCTCTTCGCCTCCTCGTAGACGGCGATGTCGGCCCGGCGGAAGCGGTAGATGGCCTGCTTGGGGTCCCCGACGAGGAAGAGGCCGCCCCCCGCGAGCCTCGCCCCGCGCCAGTCCTCCGGGCAGGGCTCGCCCGAGGCCAGCAGGAAGACCAGCTCCACCTGGAGGGGGTCGGTGTCCTGGAACTCGTCCACCAGGAAGTGCGCCCAGCGACGCCGGAATTCCCCGCGCGCCCCGGCGCTCCCGCGCACGAGCCGGACGGCGCGGTGGAGGATGTCCTGGTAGGTGAGCAGCCCCTCCTCCGCCGCCGCGCGCCCGAGGCGCCCGGCGAAGTCGCGCAGGGAGGCGATCGCCCCGGCCAGGATCTCCTGCCCCGCCTCGGCGCAGGCCTCCCGCAGGAAGGCGTCGTAGCCGTCGCGGAAGGGCTTGATGCCTCCGCTCCACCGCTTGGGGCTGCCGACTTTCTTGTTGAGCCTGAGCGAGGGCCGCCAGAGCGAGCGGAGGAGATCGGGCGCGGAGGCGCGCGGCAGGGCGCCCATCCACTCCGCGACCCGCGCCACCTCGGCGTAGGCCTTGTCGGAGCGGTCGAGGCACTCCGCGTCCGCGAGGGCCGCCCAGCGGGCGTGGCAGGCGCGCACCCTCTCCATGAGCTCTCCGGACGAGAGGTCCCGCGCCCGGGGGAAGCCCTCCCGGAGCTCGGGGAGCTCCAGGAGGCTGTCGCGCAGCGCGGTGAGGTGGCCGAGGGAGAGGCCGAGCGAGAGGAAGGCCTCGATCCCCTCGTCCCCCCGGGTGAAGCGCTCCGCGAGCCACTCCTGCCAGAGGCGGTCCCGCAGCGCCTCGTGGGCGACGATATCCACCTCCCCCGCGCCGGGGGCGAGGCCGGCCTCCAGTGCCCTCTCGCGCAGCAGGCGCAGGGCGAAGCCGTGGATGGTGGAGATCTGGGCCTGATCGATCCCCTCGAGCGCCGCCCGCAGGCGCTCCCGCGCGCCCGGGTCCCGCGCCCCGCCCAGCCGATCCCGCAGCCCCTTGCGGACCCGCTCCCTCAGCTCGGCCGCGGCCTTGAGGGTGAAGGTGATGGCGGCGATGGCGTCGAGCCGCGCACCCCCGCTCTCGACGAGGTGGACCACCCGGTCCACCAGGAGGCGCGTCTTGCCCGTGCCCGCCCCCGCCTCGACGAGGACGGGGCCCTCCGTCCAGGTGACGGCGAGATCGCGCGCCTCCTGATCGGCGAGGGGCTTGCGCCGGCTCATGCCTCCTCCTCCTCCGGTCCGTCCGGCTCGCCGGCCGCCTGGGCCATGCGCAGGGCCTGCCGCCCGGCCGCTTCCGCCTTGCGCCGGGCGCGGGGCCCGCGCTCGGGGCCGCAGACCTCGATGAAGCCGCAATGGCCGCAGGCGGAGGAGGGCAGCGGAAAGAAAACCCCCGCCTCCGCCGAGCGGAGGAAAAGCGCGAGGAGGCGGTCCACCTGGGGCCTCAGCCGGGCCATCTCCTCCGGGGAAAGCCCGCTCAGCCGGTATCCCGCCCCCTCGGCCACGAAGGCGTAGGCCGCGCCGATGCGGGCGCCGGGCTCCAGCATCCCCTCGCCGCGCCGGACGTAGAGGTGGGGCTGGAGCCACAGGCCCCCGCCCAGCGGATCTTTCTTCTTCGGGGCGGTGCGCCCGCTCTTGAAGTCCACGAAGCGGTACTCCCCCTCCGCGCTCCGCTCCAGGAGATCGTAGCGGCCGCTCACGAGGAGGCGGCCGTCCCCCGCCTCGGGCGGGAGCGCAAGCGCCAAGTCCTTGAACTTTCCCTCGACCTCGACGGGCCGCCAGGCGGGCGGGCCGCTCCGGTAGGCGCTCCGCAGGAAGCCCTCGAGCTGGCGCTCCACGGAGGCGCGGAGGAGCCGCCAGGGCAGGGGCAGGAGGGCGGAACCGGCCTCTTCCGCCTCCTCGAACGCGCCCGCGGCGGCGGCGGAAACCGCCCCGTGAAATTCCTCCTCCGCCATCTCGCCCGGGCCCGCCCCCCGGTCCTTCAGCGAGCGGAAGAAGCGCTCCAGGGCCGCGTGGAAGAGGCTCCCGCGCAGCAGGCCGTCCGCGTCGAGCGGGGGGCCGGGCGCCTCCGCCGCGTCGAGCTCCGGGAGGCTTCCGAGCAGGAACTGATAGGGGCACTGGAAGAAGCGCTCGAGGCGGGTCACGGCGACGGCGGCCCGGGAGGGATGGAGCGGCCCGCGCAGCCGCTCCAGGAGATCGGGATCCTCCAGCATCCCATCGTGAACGGTGAGGACGTTCGGCCGCCAGCGGTCGTCGAGGGCCTGCCTGCGCCGCGCGAAGCCCGGGGCCGCGCCCAGGTGCGCGAGGGCCCCCCTCTCCGCCCGGGCCGGAGGCAGGAGCGCCGCGAGGGCCGCGAGGTCACCCTCCAGCGCGCTGACGGGCCGGCGCCGGAGGGTTTCCTTCTCCAGCCCCGGCGCGGCGATGCGGAGGATATCCGCGCCGAAGCGGGGCAGGCCCTCGTCCTCTCCCGCGATCCCCAGCGCCGAGGCGAGGTGATGCAAGAAGAGGCTCGAGGCGCGCTCCGAACGCTCCCCGTCACCCCCCGCGCGCGGGACGCCCAGCACCACGCGGCGTCCGGCCGACTGGAGCGCCAGCCAGAAGAGGTAGCGCGCCTCCGCCATCCGCTCCCCCTTCAGGGCGAGGCGGGGAGGCAGCCCTTTCTCCTCCGGGGCGAGGCGCCCGTTGAGCCGCCGCCGGAGGTCGTCGGCGAGGAGCGGGTCCTCCCGGCCGTGGGCGGGGAAGAGGCCCTCCGCCAGGCCGGGAATGGCCACCGTCCCGAAGGAGAGGCCCCGCGCCCCCTGGAGGGAGAGGATGCGCACCCGCGCCGCCTTCGGGGGCTCGCCCCCGCCCGGGCGCTCGAGGGCGAGCGCGGCCCACCGGCGGAACTCCGCGCCCTCAACCTCGCCGAGGAAAGGGTCGAGCCGCCCCGCGCCCTCCAGCGCCGCGAGGACGCCCTCTTTCCCCTCAATCTCTCCGGTCAGCGCCTCGAAGGCTCTCTTCGCCGCCTCCGCGTGGACGGAGGGGAGGGCCCTCGCGGGCAGGGCGCGCAGATGCGTGAAGAGGATGTTCAGCGCGGCCTCGAAGGTGCGCAGGGGCGAGGCGCGCCTCGCCCCTACGGACGCGGACGCTTCTTCTTCCTTCGCCCGGTCAATCGCCCGGCGCCAGCCGTCCTCTCCGTTCGCGTAAGGCAGCCGGCGGGAGAGGACCTCCCAGCGCGAGGCGAGGCAAGAATCCTCCTCCCCGCTGCCCTTGGCCGTCCGCCATTCGAGGAAGGAGGCACTGGCGG encodes the following:
- a CDS encoding UvrD-helicase domain-containing protein; this encodes MSRRKPLADQEARDLAVTWTEGPVLVEAGAGTGKTRLLVDRVVHLVESGGARLDAIAAITFTLKAAAELRERVRKGLRDRLGGARDPGARERLRAALEGIDQAQISTIHGFALRLLRERALEAGLAPGAGEVDIVAHEALRDRLWQEWLAERFTRGDEGIEAFLSLGLSLGHLTALRDSLLELPELREGFPRARDLSSGELMERVRACHARWAALADAECLDRSDKAYAEVARVAEWMGALPRASAPDLLRSLWRPSLRLNKKVGSPKRWSGGIKPFRDGYDAFLREACAEAGQEILAGAIASLRDFAGRLGRAAAEEGLLTYQDILHRAVRLVRGSAGARGEFRRRWAHFLVDEFQDTDPLQVELVFLLASGEPCPEDWRGARLAGGGLFLVGDPKQAIYRFRRADIAVYEEAKRIVERSGGKVLAITQNFRSAPGVIQVVNGIFGRLIAKDGDFQAAYIPLEADREEEGPRVLLLAPKDADAKEAQGEEDEAERSSGEEGEAPEAGKPDGAEARRKKEAALLASAVRRLVEDERPEIPAPGGGRRPLGYGDVALLFRARTGYAEYEEAFRAAGVPVVSEGGRGFYDRAEVAAAAAVLRAVLRPADKLALAAALRSPLYGFADTDLARAFMPGLSPSPGWAAAAKEIGELHALRGGMSARALLGEIFRRTRAFELFLSTFQGEQRAANLLKLLDLAFEYEGGGARAAEEFSAFLDAQVALGKKAREPEAEAGGAGAEAVRFMSMHSAKGLEFPVVALADLGGREGFRKRVWLADRSENRVEIGFYEKNGKENIWSVESLGFARAEERERRFWEAEQVRLLYVAATRARDYLMLPLFSDRNDAWALMAKGGVTIEALRKGGFGPVRLLEMETPRAEEPESYFRLPPSAFEPDERKIDEGRRMQAELEGRLAELKAPPAWRPPLAPSRLAEHEEGSRESERYAGADGTGRERSLAFGALAHALLAGVGSIPPGEWEAQARALAREKGLDEAAAREALELIRKGAAGRLLQRAAAAPRAWREFSFFARVEGRLVRGFADLVFEEGEGLVIGDFKTDDAKAGDVPARAARYAPQGAAYALCLEAASGKKVKEVVFSFLRPGAEHAFPVDEAFRERGRRAVREDGQGTPADIC
- a CDS encoding PD-(D/E)XK nuclease family protein → MAVAPPKELYVASFHRLEALVGGLLRRMEGGDPFRARRVLVISNLVRDRLQERLAREGAWAGVDFLTPLDLAREIAGPRVRRAGLRPLPPGGDAALASRLLRENAGRLRRLRPPEGIPGYDEALAATLADLREAGVSPADLQRAGDDSLRDLALLLDAYEARLASFGFYDEPGLLRAACGEAEASPQDIPTLLYGFADLNALQRRLVEACCRSAPAAALVPAEEGAPACAFVRPMLAWLRALGFTDRKVEKDGERPFAEAGRALFSAEGGASLAGDALRIVSAPAPGREAFELVRELLYSPGGSREAAVLVPGGEGYASLFEETCRSLGVEARAERGVSLDRTPAGRALLGMPLLRERGYPRAEVLRFLDEGSFAASASFLEWRTAKGSGEEDSCLASRWEVLSRRLPYANGEDGWRRAIDRAKEEEASASVGARRASPLRTFEAALNILFTHLRALPARALPSVHAEAAKRAFEALTGEIEGKEGVLAALEGAGRLDPFLGEVEGAEFRRWAALALERPGGGEPPKAARVRILSLQGARGLSFGTVAIPGLAEGLFPAHGREDPLLADDLRRRLNGRLAPEEKGLPPRLALKGERMAEARYLFWLALQSAGRRVVLGVPRAGGDGERSERASSLFLHHLASALGIAGEDEGLPRFGADILRIAAPGLEKETLRRRPVSALEGDLAALAALLPPARAERGALAHLGAAPGFARRRQALDDRWRPNVLTVHDGMLEDPDLLERLRGPLHPSRAAVAVTRLERFFQCPYQFLLGSLPELDAAEAPGPPLDADGLLRGSLFHAALERFFRSLKDRGAGPGEMAEEEFHGAVSAAAAGAFEEAEEAGSALLPLPWRLLRASVERQLEGFLRSAYRSGPPAWRPVEVEGKFKDLALALPPEAGDGRLLVSGRYDLLERSAEGEYRFVDFKSGRTAPKKKDPLGGGLWLQPHLYVRRGEGMLEPGARIGAAYAFVAEGAGYRLSGLSPEEMARLRPQVDRLLALFLRSAEAGVFFPLPSSACGHCGFIEVCGPERGPRARRKAEAAGRQALRMAQAAGEPDGPEEEEA